The genomic stretch AGCCATCTCAGCCGTGTGAAGAACGTATGTTGCACCCTCGATCTTGAAGACTGGCTCGAGGCGCCCGATGGCCTTTGGCCCTGAACCTGCTGGTATGAGCGGCGCCACCACGCGTGTACCGGTCTCGATAAGATCTGTCTGCAGGTCGAGAACAAATCGACCACCGGCGATATGATAAACCTGGAACTGTGCCATCAGTCGAGCTTCAGAACCTGAATATCCGATAAGGGCGTT from Yoonia vestfoldensis encodes the following:
- a CDS encoding CcdB family protein, with the protein product MAQFQVYHIAGGRFVLDLQTDLIETGTRVVAPLIPAGSGPKAIGRLEPVFKIEGATYVLHTAEMAAIPSALLKGGSVADLRSSDYEIRGALDMVFSGF